Proteins encoded within one genomic window of Macrotis lagotis isolate mMagLag1 chromosome 3, bilby.v1.9.chrom.fasta, whole genome shotgun sequence:
- the RBM4B gene encoding RNA-binding protein 4B isoform X2, whose protein sequence is MVKLFIGNLPREATEQEIRALFEQYGKVLECDIIKNYGFVHIEDKTAAEDAIRNLHHYKLHGVNINVEASKNKSKASTKLHVGNISPTCTNLELRAKFEEYGPVIECDIVKDYAFVHMERAEDAVEAIRGLDNTEFQGKRMHVQLSTSRLRTAPGMGDQSGCYRCGKEGHWSKECPVDRTGRVADLTEQYNEQYGAVRAPYAMGYGESVYYNNPYGALDYYKRYRVRSYEAVAAAAAASAYNYAEQTLSQLPQVQNPAMTSHLTSTSLNPYDRHLLPTSGAAAATAAVAAAAAAATAATTSYYGRDRSPLRRAAAAVPTIGEGYGYGHENELSQASAAARNSLYDMARMAARALARGAQPSSGQCISLLCCALFQPLSSRAVARTRLASPRRAPGAPLPPRLLLGVQLLAWALYGAPLVSVARLLSPSTLPGLSPRSSRPSERAGIQGAGAGCRRRGDCLWGGTLSMTSLIMEPALICWRRLISSPSLFEQINVSNDQGSCWV, encoded by the exons ATGGTGAAGCTGTTCATCGGCAACCTGCCGCGCGAGGCCACGGAGCAGGAGATCCGCGCCCTGTTCGAGCAGTACGGCAAGGTGCTGGAGTGCGACATCATCAAGAACTACGGCTTCGTGCACATCGAGGACAAGACGGCGGCCGAGGACGCCATCCGCAACCTGCACCACTACAAGCTGCACGGCGTCAACATCAACGTGGAGGCCAGCAAGAACAAGAGCAAGGCCTCCACCAAGCTGCACGTGGGCAACATCAGCCCCACGTGCACCAACCTGGAGCTGCGCGCCAAGTTCGAGGAGTACGGGCCCGTGATCGAGTGCGACATCGTCAAGGACTACGCCTTCGTGCACATGGAGCGCGCCGAGGACGCCGTGGAGGCCATCCGCGGCCTGGACAACACCGAGTTCCAAG GCAAACGAATGCACGTGCAGCTGTCCACCAGCCGGCTTCGGACCGCCCCTGGGATGGGAGACCAGAGCGGCTGCTATCGGTGCGGGAAAGAGGGTCACTGGTCCAAAGAGTGTCCGGTGGATCGGACGGGCCGCGTAGCAGACTTGACCGAGCAGTATAACGAGCAGTATGGAGCCGTTCGCGCGCCCTACGCCATGGGCTATGGGGAGTCCGTGTATTACAACAATCCGTATGGAGCGCTCGACTATTATAAGCGTTACCGGGTGAGGTCTTACGAGGCAGTAGCAGCAGCGGCAGCGGCCTCCGCGTACAACTATGCAGAGCAGACCCTGTCCCAGCTCCCACAAGTCCAGAACCCAGCCATGACCAGTCACCTCACCTCCACCTCTCTCAACCCTTACGATAGACACCTGTTGCCGACCTCAGGAGCTGCTGCTGCCACCGCAGCTGtggccgctgccgccgccgcagCCACTGCAGCCACCACCTCTTATTATGGGCGGGACCGGAGCCCCCTGCGCCGTGCTGCAGCTGCAGTCCCTACTATTGGAGAGGGCTACGGTTACGGGCATGAGAACGAGCTGTCCCAGGCCTCGGCTGCCGCGCGGAATTCTCTGTACGACATGGCCCG GATGGCAGCCAGGGCCTTAGCACGCGGAGCCCAGCCGTCGTCTGGACAGTGTATAAGCCTCTTGTGTTGTGCTCTCTTTCAG CCTCTGAGCAGCCGGGCTGTGGCCAGGACTCGGCTGGCCTCGCCCCGGAGGGCACCCGGAGCCCCCCTCCCTCCCCGGCTTCTCCTAGGAGTTCAGCTCCTGGCCTGGGCCCTTTACGGGGCCCCTCTGGTGTCCGTAGCCCGTTTGCTCTCACCCTCCACCCTACCCGGACTGTCACCCCGCAGCAGCCGGCCTTCTGAGAGGGCCGGGATCCAGGGGGCCGGGGCGGGGTGCAGGCGGAGGGGAGACTGTCTGTGGGGGGGCACTCTGTCAATGACCTCTCTGATCATGGAACCAGCATTGATTTGCTGGAGGCGACTcatctcctccccctccctttttgaACAAATAAACGTTTCTAATGATCAAGGATCCTGTTGGGTGTAG
- the RBM4B gene encoding RNA-binding protein 4B isoform X3, translating into MVKLFIGNLPREATEQEIRALFEQYGKVLECDIIKNYGFVHIEDKTAAEDAIRNLHHYKLHGVNINVEASKNKSKASTKLHVGNISPTCTNLELRAKFEEYGPVIECDIVKDYAFVHMERAEDAVEAIRGLDNTEFQGKRMHVQLSTSRLRTAPGMGDQSGCYRCGKEGHWSKECPVDRTGRVADLTEQYNEQYGAVRAPYAMGYGESVYYNNPYGALDYYKRYRVRSYEAVAAAAAASAYNYAEQTLSQLPQVQNPAMTSHLTSTSLNPYDRHLLPTSGAAAATAAVAAAAAAATAATTSYYGRDRSPLRRAAAAVPTIGEGYGYGHENELSQASAAARNSLYDMARYEREQYTDRARYSAF; encoded by the exons ATGGTGAAGCTGTTCATCGGCAACCTGCCGCGCGAGGCCACGGAGCAGGAGATCCGCGCCCTGTTCGAGCAGTACGGCAAGGTGCTGGAGTGCGACATCATCAAGAACTACGGCTTCGTGCACATCGAGGACAAGACGGCGGCCGAGGACGCCATCCGCAACCTGCACCACTACAAGCTGCACGGCGTCAACATCAACGTGGAGGCCAGCAAGAACAAGAGCAAGGCCTCCACCAAGCTGCACGTGGGCAACATCAGCCCCACGTGCACCAACCTGGAGCTGCGCGCCAAGTTCGAGGAGTACGGGCCCGTGATCGAGTGCGACATCGTCAAGGACTACGCCTTCGTGCACATGGAGCGCGCCGAGGACGCCGTGGAGGCCATCCGCGGCCTGGACAACACCGAGTTCCAAG GCAAACGAATGCACGTGCAGCTGTCCACCAGCCGGCTTCGGACCGCCCCTGGGATGGGAGACCAGAGCGGCTGCTATCGGTGCGGGAAAGAGGGTCACTGGTCCAAAGAGTGTCCGGTGGATCGGACGGGCCGCGTAGCAGACTTGACCGAGCAGTATAACGAGCAGTATGGAGCCGTTCGCGCGCCCTACGCCATGGGCTATGGGGAGTCCGTGTATTACAACAATCCGTATGGAGCGCTCGACTATTATAAGCGTTACCGGGTGAGGTCTTACGAGGCAGTAGCAGCAGCGGCAGCGGCCTCCGCGTACAACTATGCAGAGCAGACCCTGTCCCAGCTCCCACAAGTCCAGAACCCAGCCATGACCAGTCACCTCACCTCCACCTCTCTCAACCCTTACGATAGACACCTGTTGCCGACCTCAGGAGCTGCTGCTGCCACCGCAGCTGtggccgctgccgccgccgcagCCACTGCAGCCACCACCTCTTATTATGGGCGGGACCGGAGCCCCCTGCGCCGTGCTGCAGCTGCAGTCCCTACTATTGGAGAGGGCTACGGTTACGGGCATGAGAACGAGCTGTCCCAGGCCTCGGCTGCCGCGCGGAATTCTCTGTACGACATGGCCCGGTACGAGCGGGAGCAGTATACAGACCGGGCGCGGTATTCAGCCTTTTAA
- the RBM4B gene encoding RNA-binding protein 4B isoform X1 translates to MVKLFIGNLPREATEQEIRALFEQYGKVLECDIIKNYGFVHIEDKTAAEDAIRNLHHYKLHGVNINVEASKNKSKASTKLHVGNISPTCTNLELRAKFEEYGPVIECDIVKDYAFVHMERAEDAVEAIRGLDNTEFQGKRMHVQLSTSRLRTAPGMGDQSGCYRCGKEGHWSKECPVDRTGRVADLTEQYNEQYGAVRAPYAMGYGESVYYNNPYGALDYYKRYRVRSYEAVAAAAAASAYNYAEQTLSQLPQVQNPAMTSHLTSTSLNPYDRHLLPTSGAAAATAAVAAAAAAATAATTSYYGRDRSPLRRAAAAVPTIGEGYGYGHENELSQASAAARNSLYDMARMAARALARGAQPSSGQCISLLCCALFQVALGSLLPDRLCNFSFTVCFSPQPLSSRAVARTRLASPRRAPGAPLPPRLLLGVQLLAWALYGAPLVSVARLLSPSTLPGLSPRSSRPSERAGIQGAGAGCRRRGDCLWGGTLSMTSLIMEPALICWRRLISSPSLFEQINVSNDQGSCWV, encoded by the exons ATGGTGAAGCTGTTCATCGGCAACCTGCCGCGCGAGGCCACGGAGCAGGAGATCCGCGCCCTGTTCGAGCAGTACGGCAAGGTGCTGGAGTGCGACATCATCAAGAACTACGGCTTCGTGCACATCGAGGACAAGACGGCGGCCGAGGACGCCATCCGCAACCTGCACCACTACAAGCTGCACGGCGTCAACATCAACGTGGAGGCCAGCAAGAACAAGAGCAAGGCCTCCACCAAGCTGCACGTGGGCAACATCAGCCCCACGTGCACCAACCTGGAGCTGCGCGCCAAGTTCGAGGAGTACGGGCCCGTGATCGAGTGCGACATCGTCAAGGACTACGCCTTCGTGCACATGGAGCGCGCCGAGGACGCCGTGGAGGCCATCCGCGGCCTGGACAACACCGAGTTCCAAG GCAAACGAATGCACGTGCAGCTGTCCACCAGCCGGCTTCGGACCGCCCCTGGGATGGGAGACCAGAGCGGCTGCTATCGGTGCGGGAAAGAGGGTCACTGGTCCAAAGAGTGTCCGGTGGATCGGACGGGCCGCGTAGCAGACTTGACCGAGCAGTATAACGAGCAGTATGGAGCCGTTCGCGCGCCCTACGCCATGGGCTATGGGGAGTCCGTGTATTACAACAATCCGTATGGAGCGCTCGACTATTATAAGCGTTACCGGGTGAGGTCTTACGAGGCAGTAGCAGCAGCGGCAGCGGCCTCCGCGTACAACTATGCAGAGCAGACCCTGTCCCAGCTCCCACAAGTCCAGAACCCAGCCATGACCAGTCACCTCACCTCCACCTCTCTCAACCCTTACGATAGACACCTGTTGCCGACCTCAGGAGCTGCTGCTGCCACCGCAGCTGtggccgctgccgccgccgcagCCACTGCAGCCACCACCTCTTATTATGGGCGGGACCGGAGCCCCCTGCGCCGTGCTGCAGCTGCAGTCCCTACTATTGGAGAGGGCTACGGTTACGGGCATGAGAACGAGCTGTCCCAGGCCTCGGCTGCCGCGCGGAATTCTCTGTACGACATGGCCCG GATGGCAGCCAGGGCCTTAGCACGCGGAGCCCAGCCGTCGTCTGGACAGTGTATAAGCCTCTTGTGTTGTGCTCTCTTTCAG GTGGCTCTTGGTTCCCTGCTCCCAGACCGTCTGTGTAACTTCTCATTCACCGTTTGCTTCTCTCCTCAGCCTCTGAGCAGCCGGGCTGTGGCCAGGACTCGGCTGGCCTCGCCCCGGAGGGCACCCGGAGCCCCCCTCCCTCCCCGGCTTCTCCTAGGAGTTCAGCTCCTGGCCTGGGCCCTTTACGGGGCCCCTCTGGTGTCCGTAGCCCGTTTGCTCTCACCCTCCACCCTACCCGGACTGTCACCCCGCAGCAGCCGGCCTTCTGAGAGGGCCGGGATCCAGGGGGCCGGGGCGGGGTGCAGGCGGAGGGGAGACTGTCTGTGGGGGGGCACTCTGTCAATGACCTCTCTGATCATGGAACCAGCATTGATTTGCTGGAGGCGACTcatctcctccccctccctttttgaACAAATAAACGTTTCTAATGATCAAGGATCCTGTTGGGTGTAG
- the RBM4B gene encoding RNA-binding protein 4B isoform X4, whose amino-acid sequence MVKLFIGNLPREATEQEIRALFEQYGKVLECDIIKNYGFVHIEDKTAAEDAIRNLHHYKLHGVNINVEASKNKSKASTKLHVGNISPTCTNLELRAKFEEYGPVIECDIVKDYAFVHMERAEDAVEAIRGLDNTEFQGKRMHVQLSTSRLRTAPGMGDQSGCYRCGKEGHWSKECPVDRTGRVADLTEQYNEQYGAVRAPYAMGYGESVYYNNPYGALDYYKRYRVRSYEAVAAAAAASAYNYAEQTLSQLPQVQNPAMTSHLTSTSLNPYDRHLLPTSGAAAATAAVAAAAAAATAATTSYYGRDRSPLRRAAAAVPTIGEGYGYGHENELSQASAAARNSLYDMAR is encoded by the exons ATGGTGAAGCTGTTCATCGGCAACCTGCCGCGCGAGGCCACGGAGCAGGAGATCCGCGCCCTGTTCGAGCAGTACGGCAAGGTGCTGGAGTGCGACATCATCAAGAACTACGGCTTCGTGCACATCGAGGACAAGACGGCGGCCGAGGACGCCATCCGCAACCTGCACCACTACAAGCTGCACGGCGTCAACATCAACGTGGAGGCCAGCAAGAACAAGAGCAAGGCCTCCACCAAGCTGCACGTGGGCAACATCAGCCCCACGTGCACCAACCTGGAGCTGCGCGCCAAGTTCGAGGAGTACGGGCCCGTGATCGAGTGCGACATCGTCAAGGACTACGCCTTCGTGCACATGGAGCGCGCCGAGGACGCCGTGGAGGCCATCCGCGGCCTGGACAACACCGAGTTCCAAG GCAAACGAATGCACGTGCAGCTGTCCACCAGCCGGCTTCGGACCGCCCCTGGGATGGGAGACCAGAGCGGCTGCTATCGGTGCGGGAAAGAGGGTCACTGGTCCAAAGAGTGTCCGGTGGATCGGACGGGCCGCGTAGCAGACTTGACCGAGCAGTATAACGAGCAGTATGGAGCCGTTCGCGCGCCCTACGCCATGGGCTATGGGGAGTCCGTGTATTACAACAATCCGTATGGAGCGCTCGACTATTATAAGCGTTACCGGGTGAGGTCTTACGAGGCAGTAGCAGCAGCGGCAGCGGCCTCCGCGTACAACTATGCAGAGCAGACCCTGTCCCAGCTCCCACAAGTCCAGAACCCAGCCATGACCAGTCACCTCACCTCCACCTCTCTCAACCCTTACGATAGACACCTGTTGCCGACCTCAGGAGCTGCTGCTGCCACCGCAGCTGtggccgctgccgccgccgcagCCACTGCAGCCACCACCTCTTATTATGGGCGGGACCGGAGCCCCCTGCGCCGTGCTGCAGCTGCAGTCCCTACTATTGGAGAGGGCTACGGTTACGGGCATGAGAACGAGCTGTCCCAGGCCTCGGCTGCCGCGCGGAATTCTCTGTACGACATGGCCCG GTAG
- the RBM4B gene encoding RNA-binding protein 4B isoform X6, translating into MVKLFIGNLPREATEQEIRALFEQYGKVLECDIIKNYGFVHIEDKTAAEDAIRNLHHYKLHGVNINVEASKNKSKASTKLHVGNISPTCTNLELRAKFEEYGPVIECDIVKDYAFVHMERAEDAVEAIRGLDNTEFQGWWSTRPPVE; encoded by the exons ATGGTGAAGCTGTTCATCGGCAACCTGCCGCGCGAGGCCACGGAGCAGGAGATCCGCGCCCTGTTCGAGCAGTACGGCAAGGTGCTGGAGTGCGACATCATCAAGAACTACGGCTTCGTGCACATCGAGGACAAGACGGCGGCCGAGGACGCCATCCGCAACCTGCACCACTACAAGCTGCACGGCGTCAACATCAACGTGGAGGCCAGCAAGAACAAGAGCAAGGCCTCCACCAAGCTGCACGTGGGCAACATCAGCCCCACGTGCACCAACCTGGAGCTGCGCGCCAAGTTCGAGGAGTACGGGCCCGTGATCGAGTGCGACATCGTCAAGGACTACGCCTTCGTGCACATGGAGCGCGCCGAGGACGCCGTGGAGGCCATCCGCGGCCTGGACAACACCGAGTTCCAAG GATGGTGGAGCACGAGGCCTCCTGTCGAATAG
- the RBM4B gene encoding RNA-binding protein 4B isoform X5 produces MVKLFIGNLPREATEQEIRALFEQYGKVLECDIIKNYGFVHIEDKTAAEDAIRNLHHYKLHGVNINVEASKNKSKASTKLHVGNISPTCTNLELRAKFEEYGPVIECDIVKDYAFVHMERAEDAVEAIRGLDNTEFQGVFALVSPKHGRSREAGHFPDAH; encoded by the exons ATGGTGAAGCTGTTCATCGGCAACCTGCCGCGCGAGGCCACGGAGCAGGAGATCCGCGCCCTGTTCGAGCAGTACGGCAAGGTGCTGGAGTGCGACATCATCAAGAACTACGGCTTCGTGCACATCGAGGACAAGACGGCGGCCGAGGACGCCATCCGCAACCTGCACCACTACAAGCTGCACGGCGTCAACATCAACGTGGAGGCCAGCAAGAACAAGAGCAAGGCCTCCACCAAGCTGCACGTGGGCAACATCAGCCCCACGTGCACCAACCTGGAGCTGCGCGCCAAGTTCGAGGAGTACGGGCCCGTGATCGAGTGCGACATCGTCAAGGACTACGCCTTCGTGCACATGGAGCGCGCCGAGGACGCCGTGGAGGCCATCCGCGGCCTGGACAACACCGAGTTCCAAG GTGTCTTTGCCTTGGTGTCCCCTAAACATGGTAGAAGTAGAGAAGCAGGACATTTTCCAGATGCTCATTAG